The genomic interval TTTAAAAACGATCGCGTCGATAACGGCTCCTTACAAGGCGCCCTCGCCGAGACTCGGCTACGATACCACCAATGCCGCCGCGGAATCAAGCTGAAAAATGTACATGATCAGCGTGGCTGAGGCATAACTGCGGTAGGTGACTAGGAGCTTATTGTTCCCTAGTCCACGATTCGCCAGATACTTACGCTCAAAGGTGCAACACTAAGTTTTCCCTCGCTTATTGCAACAGGAGGGTTTTCTCCCACGTAATGATGTCGCGCAAAGATCTCCTCGTAGCTACCGGGTTCCACTGGCGCGTGAAATTCTGTGTTGGCAAAGTTGATAGCGACTAGGAAGGGGGGTGTGGCAGTATCGGATGCTTCCACCGTGTACACCAACTGACGTGGGGTAATAACCGTGGCCACGGTGGTATGCCGGATCTCCTCGAAAGAGTTGAGTCGCATAAAACCGTGGTCGTTACGCATGGCTATGAGTTCGCGAAGCAGATCGACAGAACTATGCAGGCGCCCCGCGCGGTCATAATCAAAGTGGTTGATGTGGTCTGGGGATGCGTAGGAATTTTCGTCGCCATACTTGGTGCGAGCAAACTCTTGTCCTGCGTGGATGAAGACAATGCCCGCAGCAAGGAACTGGACCTCCATGGCTAACTGGCATCGCTGGATCAACTCGGCTTCTTCTGCCTCAGGCAATGCGATGCGGAGGCGATCAAACAACGTGTGATTATCGTGTGCTTCAACGTAGGCAACCGATTGCTCTGGCGCAGTAAAAGAGATTCCTGGTAGGTGCTGGCCACCTTTGATGTTGTTAAAGAGTGTCCACATGAGCTGGGGATCGTGGGATCCGGTAAGTAGACCGGGGCGTTCTTCTCCAAAAGTGCTGCCCTTGAGAGTGTCTCGGAGGGACTCATTAAAGTGTGCAATCCTTGGCATATGCTCTGCATTGCCCTGGTGTGCGGGAAGAACCCCCTCGGGGTGGTTTCCCATGGGCCAGCCTTCTCCCACGATGATGATAGAGGGGTCGATACTATCCAGGCGTTCGCGCACCAGATTCATGGTTTCTACATCGTGGATTCCCATGAGATCAAAGCGGAAACCATCGAGTGCGAATTCCTTGGCCCAGTATTCAACCGAATCGAGGAGGAATTTTCGCATCATGGGTTCTTCTGAGGCGGTTTCATTGCCACAGAAAGTTCCGTCGTAGAAGGTTCCCTCTGGAGTCATCCGGAAATATCGGCCGGGTGCTGTGCGCTCTAAGGGTGACGATGACGTGGAGTAGACGTGGTTGTACACCACATCCATGATCACGCGTAAACCAGCTGTGTGGAGGGCATCGATAGTGCGCTTAAGCTCTGTGATTCTGCAGGCAGGGGCTGTGGGGTCGGTGGAGTATGAGCCCTCGGGAACGTTGTAATTTAATGGGTCGTAGCCCCAGTTGTACTGGGCGTCAAAACTAAGGTCGCCGGTTTCATCGATCGACTCGAAGTCAAAAATTGGCAGTAGCTGTACGTGGGTTACTCCAAGGGAACGGAGATAATCGAGACCACTGCGGTTACCTAACGCTGTGCGCGTACCGGGTTCTACAAGCCCTAGAAAAGTTCCTTTGTGCGTGATTCCGTTGTCTGGTCCGATAGTGAGATCACGAATGTGTGCCTCGTAGATGACTGCATCTAGCGGGGAACTAAAAGCAGGCATTCGTTGCAACGGGGTTCCGGGGGCGAGAACAACACCTTGATCGCCGTTTGCGGTGACTGCCCGCGCATAGGGATCAACAGATTCGACGACCTTACCCTGGTCAAACTCAAGGCGATACATATAAACCGCGTTCTCGCAGTCTCCCGAGACGACGGTTTCCCATGTGCCTTTGCTTATCGACGCCATCGCGATGCGCTGACTATCCGATTCCCGGTTAAGAATCAGATCTACCTTGTGAGCTGAGGGAGCCCATACTCGGAAAGTCGTGGCAGTTGGGGTGTAGAGGGCACCAAGCTGCCCGTCGTATGTATCAGAGGCTGGTGAGGGGAGGGAATCGTGCATCAGAAATCCAACGAAAAATCAGGGGAGAAAGTCAAAAGGGCGACGGGCATGGCTAAGGCCTGGTACACGAGGCCGCGTACCAGGCCTTGACGTGGTTTTAGGCTTCGCCCTCAAACAGGGTGGTTACGGAGCCGTTTTCAAAGATCTCATGGATCGTCTTTGCCAAGAGCGGAGCAATGGACAATACCGTGAGGTTGTCCCAGCCCTCATCGGACTGCGGCAGCGTGTCAGTGGTGATCACTTCTTTTGCACCGCACTGGGAGAGACGCTCGCGGGCAGGGCCGGAGAACACACCATGGGTACACGCGATGATGACGTCTTCAGCGCCGGCATCGCGGAGGACTCCCACGGCGCCGGCGATGGTTCCACCGGTATCGATCATGTCATCGAGCAAGATTGCAGTCTTACCCTTCACATCGCCGACCACGCGGTTAGCCACAACCTGGTTGGCTACGTCCACGGAACGAGTCTTGTGAACGAAGGCGAGGGGGGCGTCGCCAAGCGTATTAGCCCATTTTTCTGCGACCTTCACACGGCCGGCATCAGGGGAAACAACCACGACGTTTTCTAGGTCGTACTTGCCCTTGATGTAATCGGTCAGGATCGGCATAGCGTGCATGTGATCGACGGGGCCGTCGAAGAAGCCCTGGATCTGATCGGTGTGGAGATCGACTGCAACGATGCGGTCAGCGCCAGCAGTGCGCAGCAAGTCTGCGACCAAGCGGGCGGAAATCGGCTCGCGGCCGCGGTGCTTCTTATCCTGACGTGCATAAGGATAGAAGGGGAGAATCGCGGTGATGCGCTTTGCGGAGCCGCGCTTGAGCGCATCAATCATGATGAGCTGTTCCATGAGCCACTTGTTAAGCGGCTGTGCGTGGGACTGCAAAACAAAAGCGTCGCAGCCGCGGACGGATTCCTCAAAACGGACGAAGATCTCGCCGTTAGCAAAGTCGCGGGCGGTTGTCGGGGTGGTGCTGATACCTAGTTCATTAGCGACGGCGTCGGCAAGAGCAGGGTGGGCGCGACCAGTGAACAGCATCAAATTCTTCTGGTTTGCGGTCCAGTTGTGCGAAGTCATGGGGTTTTCGCTTAACCTTCCTTGGATTGGTGGTCAGATGCCCTACGGGCGGCTTCAGCTGCAGGAGTTCCTGGGCGTCTCTTCTCCACCCATCCCTCAATATTGCGCTGCTTGCCTCCGGAGACGGCAAGAGCTCCCGGAGGAACGTCTTCTCTGATTACTGTACCTGCTCCAGAGTACGCACCATCACCGACCGTCACTGGAGCGATAAACATCGTGTCAGAACCTGTTCTGACGTGGGAGCCTATGGTTGTGTGGTGCTTTTCTACGCCGTCGTAGTTTACAAAGACACTTGAGGCCCCAATATTGGAATATTCACCTACTGTGGCGTCACCGATATAGGACAAATGAGGCACTCTGGAGCCGCGGCCAATCTGAGCATTCTTGGCTTCCACGAAACCACCCAATTTACCTTCTTCGCCGACGATGGTTCCTGGGCGGATATAGGTGAATGGGCCAACAGAAGCACGCGCCTTAATCTCTGAATCCATAGCGTGGGTTCGTATGACGTGAGCCCCTTCTCCCACCACCATGTTGATGAGGGTGCTATCCGGGCCGACCTCCACGTTGTCAGCGATTGTGGTGCTGCCGCGTAGCTGGGTGCCCGGGTAAATGGTGACGTCTTTGCCCACGGTCACGTCTACGTCGATCCAGGTGGTGGCAGGATCAATAACGGTAGCGCCACCGCGCATGGCTGCCTCTACGGTGCGGGTGTTGAGCCTTTTAGCGGCCTCAGCAAGCTGTACGCGGTCGTTGACTCCGCCGAGTTCGTGAGGGTCTGCCACCGGGTAGGCCCGGACAGTGTGTCCCTCGCTTCTTGCGATGCCGAGGACGTCGGTCAAATACAGCTCGCCTTGCGCATTGTCCGTGTCCAGCTGTGTCAAACTATGCGCGAGGATGCGAGCGTCGAACGCAAAAACACCCGAGTTGACTTCCTGGATGCTGAGGGTCTTGCTATCGGCATCTTTTTGCTCGACGATAGCTGCAACAGAGTGCGACTCGTCGCGGACAATACGACCATAACCGGTAGGATCATCCAAACGCATCGTGAGCACCGTGACCGCGGTAGGTGCCTCGCGGTGGAACTCCGCTAGCTCAGAAAGTGTCTCCGGGCGCAGCAGGGGAACATCGGCATTAGTAACCAGAATGGTGCCCGAGAAATCTTTGAGCTGATCCATAGCACACTGCACGGCGTGTCCAGTGCCTTTTTGCTCTTCCTGAACCGCGATGCTGATCTCTCGGCCTAGTTCCGATGCAACATGTTCTACCGCAGGGGCGACTTGGTCTCTCCCGTGACCAACAACAGCGACTATGCGTTCAGGGGAGACCCCCGCTGCTGCATGCAAGGAGTGGGAAAGCAACGATCGTCCGCCGATCGAATGCAGAGTTTTCTGCAGCTCAGATTTCATTCGGGTGCCGGCCCCAGCCGCTAAGACGACTACCGCCACCGCCTCGGCAGGTGTAGGTGTGCTCACAGGTGCACGTTCTCCTTGATCGATCACATTGAGTATTACGTGTAAAGAGTCTACTTGCTCATCTTGTCAGCACAACGTTTTTTGCCGCTAGCGGATATACGGTGCAGAAGCGACAGAGGACGAAAACGAAAAGATGGGTTGTGTTCTACAAGGGTCCCTATCACTGTTTCTGTGCCATGAACAGACGACAGCTCTGCGACGCAGCGGTATTAGCAGCTACGATGAGGTGCTGAGCTTCCTCAACTTTATTGACGGTATTGGAGAAAGGCGCTTATGCAGCTGAATCGACGGTCCTTCCTAGCGCTCGGCGGCCTGGCAAGTGCAACAGCTGCTGGCATGAGCCTTTCTGGGTGCGGGAAAGAAGAACGAGGGCGTGAGAAGACTAGGAAGAAGTTACCGAGTCCACGGGGTTGGGACGGGCAAACTCGTGCATTGCCTATTCCGCCGCTGGCACCGGACCAAGAATCTGGAATGCAACGAACCTTTACTTTGACCACGCAACGAGGAGAATCAGAGATTCTTCCGGGGATTAAGACTCCGACATGGGGGTTTAATGGATCGCACCTTGGTCCAACAATCCGCGCATCGCGAGGCGACGCTGTATCGCTTACGGTGCTCAATGAACTCACCGAAGAAACCGCTGTGCACTGGCACGGCATGCTTTTACCCGCTCGTGCTGATGGAGGTCCGCATTCTCCCATTGCGCCAGGGAAGAAGTGGACTGCGAGCTACACAGTAGAACAGCCTGCCGCCACACTGTGGTACCACCCTCATCCTCATGGGGAAACTGGGCTGCAGGCATATCGAGGCTTGGCTGGAATGATCATCCTTGAAGACGACGTTTCAAAGTCTCTTGATCTGCCTCAGGAGTATGGGGTAGACGATGTGCCCTTGATTCTCATGGACGCGAATTTTACGGAAGCCGGCGTTCTCGACGAGACGATCGATGACACGGTAGGGCTTTTAGGCGACGTTCCCTATGTCAACGGCATAACTAATCCACACTTCCAGGCAACAACGCGCCGGGTTCGCTTTCGAATTTTATGTGGTTCGACGATGCGGTTTCATAACCTTGCGCTTTCCGATTCACGCTCGTTCCATATCATTGCCTCTGACTCAGGGCTTTTAGAGTCTCCCCAAGAAGCAACGAGTGTCATGCTTGGCCCTGGTGAAAGAGTGGAAATAGTTGTAGATATTGCCCCGGGGGAAGAAGTATCGTTGCAGTCCATCGGCTTTGCGGATCATCTTGGGGTTCCGCAAGACGAGTACACGGCTAAATTTCGACTCCACGATGCACATGAAGTCTTGTTGATCAAGGGGCCTGAAAGCAGCGCTCCTGAACCGCAACAATTGCCTCAGGTACTAGATACCTCGGCCGGTGAGTTGCCTAACACAGAGCATTCGATCGAGCGCACTTTTGTTCTTAACACGTTTCAGATAAATGAGCAGTCGATGGACATGCATCGAGTGGACATTGCTATTGCGCATTCAGATCCGGAAAAATGGGTTGTGACCAACGGAAATTCCGATTGGATACACAACTTTCATATACACAACTGTGCGTTCAAAGTTCTGAGTTTAAACGGCACAGATGCCGTCGTAACAACGCAAGGCTGGAAAGATACCATCACCCTGCCTCCAGGAGCTACGGCGACTCTTGCCGTGGTCTTTGGACAGTATAGGGATAATCATTACCCCTATATGTATCACTGCCATATGTTGTTCCATGAGGATCAAGGGATGATGGGGCAGTACATGATGCTTAATAAAGGGGAAAAGCCCGACCTACGTACGGATTACACGCTGACACATTCAGCAGGAGAACACAGACATAGCCACTAATACGTGGTATGGCGACGATCTGGTTACCCAAAAATAGCTAAGTAGTGAAAGCTATACGCAGTAATATATTTTATCAGCAATAAGGACAACAGTAGTGTCTTTGGAATCTCGTCGTTCTGTTTCTACCGATGCTCGGAATTCTCCTATGCACGGCAACAAGTCTGGTCATGGTTCGAGTATTCCTCTTCCGCCAGCGGGCCCTGCATGGTTTCCCTCTGTGATGGGAACCGGGCTTTTGGCAAACTTGCTTCATACTCATGCGCCCCATCTGCTCGGCGCTCATATCCTTTCTGCTGTTGTGCTGGGGATTGCATGGGTGCTGTTGATTGGTTTGACCTTTGGCTTTGCCTTTCGCGTTGTGCGTAAACCCAGTGTTTTTAGTCGTTCGATAACAGATTTCTCACAAATGCCGTTTTGGGCGACGGTCTCTATGGGGTATCTCTCAGAGGGATCTGCAAGTACCGTAGTCGTTCCTTCTTTCGCCCCAGGATTATTAGGTTTTGTGTGGGGACTTAATACTGGGATGTGGGTGTTTGGCACTGTTGTGGGCGTGTGCTCAGCGTTTGGGTTTGCGGCCCGTTTGATAGGCGTAGACCGTGGCGCACCTACAACCATTTGGGGCTTGGCCGTAGTGGGGCCCATGGTTTCTTCCACGACGGGAGCCAACTTGGTGCCGCATGTGTCGGAGACTCTTGATCCTTACGTGCAGGTTGTCTCCATCGCTTGCTTTTTCCTCTCGCTGTTTGTCGGCTCTATTATTTTCGCTTGTTCCTACAACCATCAATGGCGGGTAGAACCGATCCCTGTTGTTGCGTCCGTATCGGCATGGATACCCCTGGGCGTGGTAGGACAATCGACGGCCGCAGCACAAGCGATGGCCTTTCAGACTGACCACCTTGTACTCCCGGAGACTCAAGCAGCCATGCATAATTTGGCCAATCTTTACGGCTGGATCATGCTCATCGTGGGGATTCCTCTCGTGATATTTGCCGTGGCGATGACTATACGAGGTTTCTACCTGCGAATGCCTTTTACTCCGGGATGGTGGGCGATGACATTCCCCCTTGGCACTTTGGCGCTGGGAGCCACGCTGTTTGCCCGAGGTACCGGGTTAAGCTTTTTTACGTGGCTGGGTGCTTTTGGCACCGTTTGTTTGATGGGGACGGTGACGCTGTGCTTGGTGACGTCGACACGCGCGGTGATTATGCAGTCGCGAGGAGGACCTGTAACAAAATCCTCGGGGGTGTAATCCTAAAATTTCCAAAGGAGAGAAAATATTGTATGATCTCCTTCGGTGGTTCCGCCTAATGCTTTAAGCATTATCGGTGGCCTCATCTTTCCCCATGGTGTAATCGGCAACACTACGGTTTTTGGTACCGTCATTCTAGGTTCGAGTCCTGGTGGGGAAGCAATCTTTGCCCCGTCTTCACTCACGTGGAGCCGGGGTTTTGTATATGGAAGAACTGTTTGGCGGTTTCTAGTGGGTTGTCAAGCAGCATAAACAGCGTTTGCGTAGGACACGATAAGGTAGTGGATATGGTCCGAAAGCGAATGACTGGAAAAGAACGTCGAGAACAACTCATTGTGGTCGGGCGCAGCGTGTTTTCTGAGCGCGGTTTTGAGGGGACGAGCGTAGAAGAAATTGCTGCTCGTGCGGGTGTGTCCAAGCCAGTGGTGTACGAGCACTTTGGGGGCAAAGAAGGGCTCTATGCTGTAGTCGTTGACCGTGAGATGCTTCGGCTAGAAAAAGCGATTACCGACTCTTTGCAGACTGGTCGTTCGCGGGCTCGCATCGAACAAGCCGTGCTGGGGTTGCTTACGTATGTGGAAGAAGATACTGATGGCTTCCAGATTCTGGTACGAGATATGAAGGCGGGCCAGGCTCGTAGCTATTCCACATTGCTTAACGACGCCGTCGTGCAGGTCTCGTATCTTCTGGAACAGGCTTTTGAACGATCAGAGCTGGATCCCAAGAACGCTGTTCTGTATGCCCAGGCGCTTGTGGGAATGGTCTCCATGACCGCTCAATGGTGGTTGGATCAAAAAGAAGAGCTCGGTGGGCCCACAAAAGAAGAGGTTGCGGCTCATATAGTGAATCTTTGTTGGAATGGTCTGGCCGGTATGGAGCCTGAACCGTCCTTGTCTGAAATCGGAAACAAGCCAGAGACCTTAGGTTCCCACTAAAAAGCTTTATTTTCACCGGCTCTCTTGTGAGCAATCGGGGATAGATCACCCAAGTCTTTGTCGTAGTTTTGAGGAGTTTCTTGTTGTCAACTGATAACGCAGCCGCTAACAGCCACCATCCCGCTATGCTTGCGGGGCTACTCAAAGTTGCGGCGACAGACCCCAAAATCAAGGGACTGCTGGAACACGTTGGTGACCCAGCGCTGCATATTACTGGCATAGATCAATCTCGTCCCTGGGCTATCGGAGCGTTATCTCACCGAGCCCCAGTACTCGTTATCACGGCGACCGGGCGTGAAGCCGAGGATCTCACTGCGGAACTTCGGGCAATGCTGGGGGACTCTGTAGCCTGGTTCCCCGCATGGGAGACTCTTCCTCACGAGCGTCTTAGCCCAGCTGCCGATGTTGCGGGTCAGAGGGCTAGGATCTTGTCACATCTGAATGATCTGCGCGTGGTGGTGACAGCCGCACGCGGCATTAGCCAACCGATTCTTCAGAACGCAGAGGGGCGTAATGCCCTCCTTCTTGAGGCTGAAAAAGATTATGACTTAGAAGAGCTCACTCGACAGCTCGTTTTTAGGGCTTATCAGCACGTTGATCTTGTGGCTAAGCGCGGGGAGTTTGCTACTCGAGGCGGAATCCTCGATATATTCCCCACGACGATGGATCGACCTGTTCGCTTAGAATTCTG from Corynebacterium ulcerans carries:
- a CDS encoding ribose-phosphate diphosphokinase; the encoded protein is MTSHNWTANQKNLMLFTGRAHPALADAVANELGISTTPTTARDFANGEIFVRFEESVRGCDAFVLQSHAQPLNKWLMEQLIMIDALKRGSAKRITAILPFYPYARQDKKHRGREPISARLVADLLRTAGADRIVAVDLHTDQIQGFFDGPVDHMHAMPILTDYIKGKYDLENVVVVSPDAGRVKVAEKWANTLGDAPLAFVHKTRSVDVANQVVANRVVGDVKGKTAILLDDMIDTGGTIAGAVGVLRDAGAEDVIIACTHGVFSGPARERLSQCGAKEVITTDTLPQSDEGWDNLTVLSIAPLLAKTIHEIFENGSVTTLFEGEA
- the pulA gene encoding type I pullulanase, translated to MHDSLPSPASDTYDGQLGALYTPTATTFRVWAPSAHKVDLILNRESDSQRIAMASISKGTWETVVSGDCENAVYMYRLEFDQGKVVESVDPYARAVTANGDQGVVLAPGTPLQRMPAFSSPLDAVIYEAHIRDLTIGPDNGITHKGTFLGLVEPGTRTALGNRSGLDYLRSLGVTHVQLLPIFDFESIDETGDLSFDAQYNWGYDPLNYNVPEGSYSTDPTAPACRITELKRTIDALHTAGLRVIMDVVYNHVYSTSSSPLERTAPGRYFRMTPEGTFYDGTFCGNETASEEPMMRKFLLDSVEYWAKEFALDGFRFDLMGIHDVETMNLVRERLDSIDPSIIIVGEGWPMGNHPEGVLPAHQGNAEHMPRIAHFNESLRDTLKGSTFGEERPGLLTGSHDPQLMWTLFNNIKGGQHLPGISFTAPEQSVAYVEAHDNHTLFDRLRIALPEAEEAELIQRCQLAMEVQFLAAGIVFIHAGQEFARTKYGDENSYASPDHINHFDYDRAGRLHSSVDLLRELIAMRNDHGFMRLNSFEEIRHTTVATVITPRQLVYTVEASDTATPPFLVAINFANTEFHAPVEPGSYEEIFARHHYVGENPPVAISEGKLSVAPLSVSIWRIVD
- the glmU gene encoding bifunctional UDP-N-acetylglucosamine diphosphorylase/glucosamine-1-phosphate N-acetyltransferase GlmU — encoded protein: MKSELQKTLHSIGGRSLLSHSLHAAAGVSPERIVAVVGHGRDQVAPAVEHVASELGREISIAVQEEQKGTGHAVQCAMDQLKDFSGTILVTNADVPLLRPETLSELAEFHREAPTAVTVLTMRLDDPTGYGRIVRDESHSVAAIVEQKDADSKTLSIQEVNSGVFAFDARILAHSLTQLDTDNAQGELYLTDVLGIARSEGHTVRAYPVADPHELGGVNDRVQLAEAAKRLNTRTVEAAMRGGATVIDPATTWIDVDVTVGKDVTIYPGTQLRGSTTIADNVEVGPDSTLINMVVGEGAHVIRTHAMDSEIKARASVGPFTYIRPGTIVGEEGKLGGFVEAKNAQIGRGSRVPHLSYIGDATVGEYSNIGASSVFVNYDGVEKHHTTIGSHVRTGSDTMFIAPVTVGDGAYSGAGTVIREDVPPGALAVSGGKQRNIEGWVEKRRPGTPAAEAARRASDHQSKEG
- a CDS encoding multicopper oxidase family protein — encoded protein: MQLNRRSFLALGGLASATAAGMSLSGCGKEERGREKTRKKLPSPRGWDGQTRALPIPPLAPDQESGMQRTFTLTTQRGESEILPGIKTPTWGFNGSHLGPTIRASRGDAVSLTVLNELTEETAVHWHGMLLPARADGGPHSPIAPGKKWTASYTVEQPAATLWYHPHPHGETGLQAYRGLAGMIILEDDVSKSLDLPQEYGVDDVPLILMDANFTEAGVLDETIDDTVGLLGDVPYVNGITNPHFQATTRRVRFRILCGSTMRFHNLALSDSRSFHIIASDSGLLESPQEATSVMLGPGERVEIVVDIAPGEEVSLQSIGFADHLGVPQDEYTAKFRLHDAHEVLLIKGPESSAPEPQQLPQVLDTSAGELPNTEHSIERTFVLNTFQINEQSMDMHRVDIAIAHSDPEKWVVTNGNSDWIHNFHIHNCAFKVLSLNGTDAVVTTQGWKDTITLPPGATATLAVVFGQYRDNHYPYMYHCHMLFHEDQGMMGQYMMLNKGEKPDLRTDYTLTHSAGEHRHSH
- a CDS encoding TDT family transporter, with product MSLESRRSVSTDARNSPMHGNKSGHGSSIPLPPAGPAWFPSVMGTGLLANLLHTHAPHLLGAHILSAVVLGIAWVLLIGLTFGFAFRVVRKPSVFSRSITDFSQMPFWATVSMGYLSEGSASTVVVPSFAPGLLGFVWGLNTGMWVFGTVVGVCSAFGFAARLIGVDRGAPTTIWGLAVVGPMVSSTTGANLVPHVSETLDPYVQVVSIACFFLSLFVGSIIFACSYNHQWRVEPIPVVASVSAWIPLGVVGQSTAAAQAMAFQTDHLVLPETQAAMHNLANLYGWIMLIVGIPLVIFAVAMTIRGFYLRMPFTPGWWAMTFPLGTLALGATLFARGTGLSFFTWLGAFGTVCLMGTVTLCLVTSTRAVIMQSRGGPVTKSSGV
- a CDS encoding TetR/AcrR family transcriptional regulator, yielding MVRKRMTGKERREQLIVVGRSVFSERGFEGTSVEEIAARAGVSKPVVYEHFGGKEGLYAVVVDREMLRLEKAITDSLQTGRSRARIEQAVLGLLTYVEEDTDGFQILVRDMKAGQARSYSTLLNDAVVQVSYLLEQAFERSELDPKNAVLYAQALVGMVSMTAQWWLDQKEELGGPTKEEVAAHIVNLCWNGLAGMEPEPSLSEIGNKPETLGSH